Proteins from a genomic interval of Paracoccus methylovorus:
- a CDS encoding ABC transporter permease, which yields MNPENELNRSPLIDGALKLYVLLAYLFVFAPILASFVFSFNSDRFPSIPLGHFSTEWYRAVASDPLVWDGLRNTLLIGAVVGIVSTALGFGAAYTDYRYRFFGKQVYLALALLPPTIPVVIMGLAMLAYLSRINLSGNALSVIIAHVVICSPFAMAVIRLRLSQMDPSLEPAAWNLGASEWAAMRHVIIPFTRPAILGALFITMAVSFDEFAIAWFVSGLNETLPVKVLGFLQGQVSPRINAIGTFVFITSMTLVILAQLLLSGRGPATDKE from the coding sequence ATGAACCCGGAAAACGAACTGAACCGTAGCCCCCTGATCGACGGCGCGCTGAAGCTCTATGTCCTTCTCGCCTATCTGTTCGTCTTCGCGCCGATCCTTGCAAGCTTCGTCTTCTCATTCAATTCGGATCGCTTTCCATCAATCCCGTTGGGGCATTTTTCGACGGAATGGTATCGCGCCGTCGCCTCGGACCCGCTGGTCTGGGATGGGTTGCGCAACACGCTGCTGATCGGCGCCGTCGTGGGGATCGTCTCGACCGCGCTTGGCTTTGGCGCGGCCTATACGGATTATCGCTACCGGTTCTTTGGAAAGCAGGTCTATCTGGCGCTGGCACTGTTGCCGCCGACCATTCCCGTGGTGATCATGGGGCTGGCGATGCTGGCCTATCTGTCGCGCATCAACCTGTCAGGCAATGCGCTGTCGGTGATTATCGCCCATGTGGTGATATGCTCGCCCTTCGCCATGGCGGTAATCCGGCTGCGGCTGTCGCAGATGGACCCGTCGCTGGAGCCGGCCGCCTGGAACCTCGGCGCCTCGGAATGGGCGGCGATGCGCCATGTCATTATCCCCTTCACCCGGCCGGCGATTCTGGGCGCACTGTTCATCACCATGGCAGTATCATTCGATGAATTCGCCATTGCATGGTTCGTGTCAGGCCTGAACGAGACGCTGCCGGTCAAGGTGCTGGGCTTTCTTCAGGGACAGGTCAGCCCCCGCATCAACGCGATCGGCACCTTCGTCTTCATAACATCCATGACGCTCGTGATTCTGGCGCAGTTGCTGCTGTCGGGACGCGGCCCCGCAACCGACAAGGAATGA
- a CDS encoding creatininase encodes MPEKSAFAAELAWPDYHAAVKDGATPILIPIGAMEQHGHHMPLHVDVLLPTEFARRVALETGALVAPPFTYGYKSHQKSGGGNHLPGTTSLDGATLVSALRDVIKEFARHGVRRICLVNGHYENSWFIIEGIDLALRELRWDGITDVKVVVVSYWDFVGEADIARLYPDGFPGWELEHGGVLETSLMLVLYPHLVDLSRAVDVEPAKFPPYDVYPVKPEWTPVSGTLSSPKEASVEKGQLLLDVCTKGIVDALRVEFGT; translated from the coding sequence ATGCCGGAAAAATCAGCATTCGCCGCCGAACTTGCCTGGCCCGACTATCACGCTGCGGTAAAGGACGGAGCCACGCCGATCCTGATTCCGATCGGTGCGATGGAGCAGCACGGTCATCACATGCCGCTGCATGTCGACGTGCTGCTGCCCACGGAATTTGCCCGTCGCGTGGCGCTGGAAACCGGTGCATTGGTGGCCCCGCCGTTTACCTATGGTTACAAGTCGCACCAGAAATCCGGAGGCGGCAACCATCTGCCCGGCACCACCAGCCTTGATGGCGCCACGCTGGTCTCGGCCCTGCGCGACGTGATCAAGGAATTCGCCCGTCACGGCGTCCGCAGGATCTGTCTGGTGAATGGTCATTATGAAAACTCCTGGTTCATCATCGAGGGGATCGACCTTGCGCTGCGGGAATTGCGCTGGGACGGCATCACGGACGTGAAGGTGGTTGTGGTGTCCTATTGGGATTTCGTCGGAGAGGCTGATATCGCGCGGCTGTATCCCGATGGTTTCCCCGGCTGGGAGTTGGAACATGGCGGGGTATTGGAGACATCGCTGATGCTTGTGCTTTACCCCCACCTTGTCGATCTGAGCCGCGCGGTGGACGTAGAACCGGCCAAGTTCCCGCCCTACGACGTTTATCCCGTGAAACCGGAATGGACGCCCGTATCGGGCACGCTGTCCTCGCCCAAGGAAGCCTCGGTCGAGAAAGGCCAGCTTTTGCTGGATGTCTGCACAAAGGGCATTGTCGACGCGCTGCGGGTTGAGTTCGGCACCTGA
- a CDS encoding IS630 family transposase, whose translation MVGRVADEVVLSAAERGFLEAQVRRHKAARSLSDRCRIILLCAEGLQSKEVGARLGVHEHTVGKWRRRSVRDRIEGLTDEYRPGRPRTVSDDQVAEVIERTLNTTPKDATHWSIRSMAVATGLSHTTIRRIWAAFGLQPHRSETFKLSTDPLFVDKVQDIVGLYMAPPNRAIVLCVDEKSQIQALDREQPVLPMAPGVAERRTHSYIRHGTTSLFAALDIATGAVIGKCYKRHRATAFLDFLKRIDATLPQGRDVHLVMDNSATHKTPKIKAWLARRPHWHVHFTPTSASWINQVERWFAELTRKQLQRGVHRSTADLEADIVAFIDAHNENPKPYRWVKSADEILASVKRFCQKTQQNLCAEI comes from the coding sequence ATGGTAGGCCGGGTGGCGGACGAGGTGGTTCTGAGCGCCGCGGAGCGCGGGTTTCTGGAGGCTCAGGTTCGACGGCACAAGGCGGCGCGTTCGCTGTCGGACCGGTGCCGGATAATCCTGCTCTGTGCGGAAGGGCTGCAAAGCAAGGAGGTCGGCGCGCGGCTCGGAGTGCATGAGCATACTGTCGGCAAGTGGCGCAGACGGTCCGTCAGGGACCGGATCGAGGGGCTGACCGACGAATATCGTCCTGGTCGGCCCCGCACGGTGTCGGACGATCAGGTAGCCGAGGTGATCGAGCGGACACTGAACACCACGCCGAAGGACGCCACCCATTGGTCGATCCGCTCGATGGCTGTGGCGACGGGCCTGTCGCATACCACCATCCGCCGGATCTGGGCCGCCTTCGGCCTGCAACCGCATCGCAGCGAGACGTTCAAGCTCTCGACCGATCCGCTGTTCGTCGACAAGGTGCAGGATATCGTCGGCCTTTACATGGCCCCACCGAACCGGGCCATCGTGCTGTGCGTGGACGAAAAATCCCAGATTCAGGCGCTGGATCGGGAACAGCCGGTGTTGCCGATGGCGCCGGGTGTCGCCGAGCGGAGAACCCACAGCTATATCCGCCACGGTACGACCTCGCTGTTTGCAGCACTCGATATCGCCACAGGGGCGGTGATCGGCAAATGCTACAAGCGGCACCGGGCGACCGCGTTCCTCGACTTCCTGAAGCGGATCGATGCAACCTTGCCGCAAGGACGGGACGTGCATCTGGTGATGGACAACTCCGCCACCCACAAGACACCCAAGATCAAGGCCTGGCTCGCCCGGCGCCCGCATTGGCATGTGCATTTCACACCCACCTCAGCCAGTTGGATCAACCAGGTGGAGCGCTGGTTCGCAGAACTGACGCGCAAGCAACTGCAACGGGGCGTCCACCGCTCCACCGCCGACCTCGAGGCGGACATTGTCGCATTCATCGACGCGCACAACGAGAACCCCAAGCCCTACCGATGGGTCAAATCCGCCGACGAAATCCTCGCGTCGGTCAAACGCTTCTGCCAGAAAACACAGCAAAATCTATGTGCCGAAATTTAG
- a CDS encoding LysR substrate-binding domain-containing protein — protein sequence MAGITNLPTDLLRTFITVVELGGHSRAGAALGRSQPAISLQIRRLEELVRAPLLAQEGRTILPTPAGEALLSYAREMVRINDEAISYFHRSDKTGVLRIGLPTDYAVAFLQGTLTRYIHGHAEVELEVHCDLSRELHQHLRSDDLDIIVAMMPTTRMPYLSRMWTEQPIWAAAEGFYLPPHAPVPLGAHPEGCDYRARMIQALDAMERRWRIVYTGPGITGLQNAVKNGLCVTALTRATMLPGMRVLTETEGFPALEPLRVGLFYKHPRLSAAGLQLVSDLVADLDRVGSGIHAAPV from the coding sequence ATGGCTGGTATCACCAACTTACCCACCGATCTGCTGCGCACCTTTATCACCGTGGTCGAACTGGGCGGTCACTCGCGGGCAGGCGCAGCATTGGGACGCAGTCAGCCCGCCATCTCGTTGCAGATCCGGCGGCTCGAAGAACTGGTGCGCGCACCACTGCTGGCGCAAGAGGGCCGCACGATTCTGCCGACCCCGGCAGGAGAGGCGCTGCTGAGCTATGCGCGCGAGATGGTACGCATCAACGACGAGGCGATAAGCTATTTCCACCGCTCGGATAAAACCGGGGTTCTGCGAATCGGGCTGCCGACCGACTATGCCGTGGCTTTTCTGCAAGGCACGCTGACGCGCTATATCCACGGCCATGCCGAGGTCGAATTGGAGGTGCATTGTGATCTTTCCCGCGAATTGCACCAGCATCTGCGCTCGGACGATCTGGATATCATCGTGGCCATGATGCCGACAACGCGCATGCCCTATCTGTCGCGCATGTGGACCGAGCAGCCGATCTGGGCCGCGGCCGAAGGCTTCTACTTACCCCCGCATGCCCCCGTCCCGCTGGGGGCCCATCCCGAGGGCTGCGACTATCGTGCCCGGATGATTCAGGCGCTGGACGCGATGGAGCGGCGCTGGCGGATCGTCTATACCGGTCCCGGCATTACAGGGTTGCAGAATGCGGTGAAGAACGGACTTTGCGTCACCGCGCTGACCCGTGCAACCATGCTGCCCGGCATGCGTGTGCTGACGGAAACCGAGGGCTTTCCTGCATTGGAACCGCTACGGGTGGGTCTGTTCTATAAACACCCCCGCCTGTCTGCGGCCGGCCTGCAACTGGTCAGCGATCTGGTGGCCGATCTGGATCGGGTCGGCTCGGGGATTCATGCCGCGCCCGTCTGA
- a CDS encoding SRPBCC family protein has translation MTPELDPDTDLSFTRTLAVPRQLIWECWTRPEHIPHFFVPAPHKVTAVDIDLRVGGRFNTSFDVDGNVMDNHGVYLEVVPGEKLVFTDGYTEGWKPAPEPFMTAILLLSDAPGGGTTYTAIARHRNPETRKSHEEMGFFDGWGTVVTQLEAYAKGLMT, from the coding sequence ATGACACCCGAACTGGATCCCGACACCGATCTGAGCTTTACCCGCACGCTGGCTGTGCCGCGGCAACTCATCTGGGAATGTTGGACGCGACCCGAGCATATCCCGCATTTCTTCGTGCCAGCACCGCATAAGGTGACCGCGGTGGATATCGACCTACGGGTTGGCGGGCGGTTCAATACAAGCTTCGATGTGGACGGCAATGTGATGGACAATCACGGCGTCTATCTGGAGGTGGTGCCGGGTGAGAAGCTGGTCTTTACCGATGGTTATACCGAAGGCTGGAAACCTGCGCCCGAACCGTTCATGACCGCGATCCTGCTGCTCTCGGATGCGCCCGGGGGTGGCACGACCTATACGGCGATTGCCCGCCACCGCAATCCCGAAACCCGCAAGTCGCATGAGGAAATGGGCTTCTTCGACGGCTGGGGCACGGTGGTCACGCAGTTGGAGGCCTATGCCAAGGGCCTGATGACATGA
- a CDS encoding ABC transporter ATP-binding protein: MQEPLVSFEGVAKRFGTYTAVQKMDLHIDKGEFLAIMGSSGCGKTTTLRMLAGLEAPSEGLIRLAGKPINDLPSWSRDTPMVWQSLALFPFLNVIENVEFALKMRGIGRTERRRRAEQWLDRMQIAEFANRNISQLSGGQRQRVALARSLVVEPEILLLDEPLSALDAALKVRMQTVLKNLQRETGITFVYVTHSQTEAFSMADRVVIMSRGKIEQIGTPQEIYRTPRTRFVADFLGSSNIFSGEVTRNSEGQPVLATESGVFALDSRAQLPESNPSASLTVLDTRMQVHLHPPQGMVNAIQARMIGEEFVGATARIYFETANGQELHVQKAHEELTDLPLAIGQTFHLSWSPQDGHLVFA, encoded by the coding sequence ATGCAAGAACCTCTGGTTTCCTTTGAGGGCGTCGCCAAGCGTTTCGGCACCTACACCGCCGTGCAAAAGATGGATCTGCATATCGACAAGGGCGAGTTCCTTGCCATCATGGGCTCGTCAGGCTGCGGCAAGACCACGACATTGCGCATGCTGGCCGGGCTCGAGGCGCCCAGCGAGGGCCTGATCCGCCTTGCGGGAAAACCGATCAATGACCTGCCAAGCTGGAGTCGCGATACGCCGATGGTTTGGCAGAGCCTGGCGCTGTTTCCCTTTCTCAACGTGATCGAGAATGTCGAATTCGCGCTGAAAATGCGTGGCATCGGCCGCACCGAGCGTCGGCGGCGGGCCGAACAATGGCTGGACCGCATGCAGATCGCCGAGTTTGCCAACCGTAACATCAGCCAGCTTTCCGGCGGCCAGCGCCAGCGTGTCGCGCTTGCGCGCTCGCTGGTGGTCGAACCGGAAATCCTGCTGCTCGATGAGCCGCTTTCGGCGTTGGATGCCGCTTTGAAGGTACGTATGCAGACAGTGCTGAAAAACCTGCAGCGAGAGACTGGGATCACCTTCGTCTACGTCACCCACAGCCAGACGGAAGCCTTCTCGATGGCGGACCGGGTCGTCATCATGAGCCGGGGCAAGATCGAGCAGATCGGCACGCCGCAGGAAATCTATCGCACTCCGCGGACCCGGTTTGTCGCAGACTTCCTGGGGTCTTCCAACATTTTTTCAGGAGAGGTGACGCGCAACAGCGAAGGCCAACCGGTTCTTGCGACAGAAAGCGGTGTTTTTGCGCTTGATAGCCGCGCCCAGCTTCCCGAATCGAACCCATCGGCAAGCCTGACCGTGCTGGACACCAGGATGCAGGTCCACCTGCACCCACCGCAAGGCATGGTGAATGCAATCCAAGCACGCATGATCGGCGAAGAATTCGTGGGCGCCACCGCAAGGATCTATTTCGAAACGGCAAATGGTCAGGAACTCCATGTCCAGAAAGCGCATGAGGAATTGACTGATTTGCCCTTGGCGATCGGCCAAACCTTTCATCTTTCGTGGTCGCCCCAGGATGGGCATCTTGTATTCGCATGA
- a CDS encoding M24 family metallopeptidase: MTDDMLHVMEWHNGEKDFSPFSDAEMQRRQDDMRRWMEENDVDAALFTSYHCINYYSGWLYCYFGRKYGMVITQNAATTISAGIDGGQPWRRSFGDNVTYTDWRRDNYFRAVRQLTPGVKRLGIEFDHVNLDFRRQLEAALPGVEFVDVGQPSMWMRSIKSAEEHKLIREGARICDVGGAAVANAVKAGVPEHEVAIASTNAMIREIAGSFPFVELMDTWTWFQSGINTDGAHNPVTNKKIKSGEILSLNCFPMIFGYYTALERTMFCDSVDDASLDIWEKNVAVHRRGLELIKPGAKCNEIAQELNEMYRQWDLLKYRSFGYGHSFGVLSHYYGREAGVELREDIETELKPGMVVSMEPMVMLPEGVPGAGGYREHDILIVTKDGAENITGFPFGPEHNVIRN, encoded by the coding sequence ATGACTGACGACATGCTGCACGTCATGGAATGGCATAACGGCGAAAAGGATTTTTCTCCCTTTTCGGACGCCGAAATGCAGCGGCGGCAGGACGACATGCGCCGTTGGATGGAGGAAAACGACGTCGATGCGGCGCTGTTCACCTCGTATCATTGCATCAATTATTACTCGGGCTGGCTCTACTGCTATTTCGGCCGCAAATACGGCATGGTCATCACCCAGAACGCCGCAACGACCATCAGCGCGGGCATCGACGGGGGCCAACCCTGGCGGCGCAGCTTTGGCGACAACGTGACCTATACCGATTGGCGCCGCGACAACTATTTCCGGGCTGTGCGGCAACTGACCCCCGGGGTCAAGCGGCTGGGGATCGAGTTCGACCACGTCAACCTGGATTTCCGCCGCCAGCTTGAGGCGGCCTTGCCCGGGGTAGAGTTCGTCGATGTCGGCCAGCCCTCGATGTGGATGCGCAGCATCAAGTCGGCCGAAGAGCACAAGCTGATCCGCGAAGGCGCCCGCATCTGCGACGTCGGCGGCGCGGCCGTGGCCAATGCGGTCAAGGCGGGCGTGCCCGAGCATGAAGTTGCCATCGCCTCGACCAACGCCATGATCCGTGAAATCGCCGGTTCATTCCCATTTGTCGAACTGATGGACACCTGGACATGGTTCCAGTCGGGCATCAACACCGACGGGGCGCATAACCCGGTTACCAACAAGAAAATCAAGTCCGGCGAGATCCTGTCGCTGAACTGCTTCCCGATGATTTTCGGCTATTATACCGCGCTGGAGCGCACGATGTTCTGTGACAGTGTGGACGATGCCAGCCTTGATATCTGGGAAAAGAACGTGGCTGTCCATCGTCGCGGTCTGGAACTGATCAAGCCGGGTGCCAAGTGCAACGAGATCGCACAGGAGCTGAACGAGATGTATCGTCAGTGGGACCTGCTGAAATACCGCAGTTTTGGCTATGGCCATTCATTCGGCGTTCTCAGCCACTATTACGGCCGCGAAGCCGGGGTCGAGTTGCGCGAGGACATCGAAACCGAGCTGAAGCCCGGCATGGTCGTCTCGATGGAACCGATGGTCATGTTGCCCGAGGGCGTGCCCGGTGCGGGTGGCTACCGCGAGCATGACATTCTGATCGTGACCAAGGACGGGGCCGAAAACATCACCGGCTTCCCTTTCGGTCCCGAACACAACGTTATCCGCAACTGA
- a CDS encoding ArsR/SmtB family transcription factor, producing MAKHDPDLSLIFHALADPTRRAILTRLADGPAPVTALANPTGLRLPTVMRHLSVLEQAGLIATSKDGRVRSCVIVPKALAPVRTWLDEQRDLWEARLDRLDDYVLKLMEEREK from the coding sequence ATGGCTAAGCATGATCCCGATCTTTCGCTGATCTTCCATGCGCTGGCAGACCCGACCCGGCGTGCGATCCTGACGCGTCTGGCCGACGGGCCTGCGCCGGTAACCGCGCTGGCCAATCCCACGGGCCTGCGTCTGCCGACGGTGATGCGGCACCTTTCGGTGCTGGAACAGGCAGGGCTGATCGCCACGTCAAAGGATGGGCGGGTGCGATCTTGCGTCATCGTGCCCAAGGCGTTGGCCCCGGTGCGGACATGGCTCGATGAACAGCGCGACCTCTGGGAAGCCCGGCTGGACCGGCTGGACGATTATGTGCTGAAATTGATGGAGGAGCGCGAGAAATGA
- a CDS encoding Hint domain-containing protein — translation MRTSAGAFGQSRPSADLLVSPQHRILVRSKIAQRMFGATEVLAVAKQLLQIEDIDIVQDIEGVEYFHVLFDGHEIVISNGAETESLYTGKEALMGVGPAAREDIFTLFPELRDAAQTPPGAPPAPCRSKAGAAIIHVIRPLA, via the coding sequence ATCCGCACCAGCGCCGGCGCGTTTGGACAAAGCAGGCCCTCGGCAGACCTGCTTGTTTCGCCGCAGCACCGCATTCTTGTTCGCTCGAAAATCGCGCAGCGGATGTTTGGCGCGACCGAAGTGCTGGCCGTTGCCAAGCAGCTCTTGCAGATCGAAGACATCGATATTGTGCAGGACATCGAAGGGGTGGAATATTTCCACGTCCTTTTTGATGGCCATGAAATCGTGATCTCGAACGGTGCCGAAACCGAGTCGCTTTATACCGGCAAGGAGGCGCTCATGGGCGTAGGTCCGGCTGCACGCGAAGATATCTTCACGCTGTTTCCCGAACTTCGGGATGCGGCGCAAACCCCGCCCGGCGCCCCCCCGGCCCCCTGCCGCTCAAAGGCCGGGGCCGCGATAATTCATGTCATCAGGCCCTTGGCATAG
- a CDS encoding polyamine ABC transporter substrate-binding protein, whose translation MTQDERGRHLSMSRRTALSLGAAALATPMLSRRAFAAPTQLTMLAWYGHAEPDIVAEFEAENNVKFVPKYYTGGDNMLGLISQSPPGTFDVILSDAEYVQQLNAAGYIEALDPADYPFDEFFPEFHRFPGHWDGDTLYSVITRFGFLGVAYNTDALTEAQASTYDVFWDPALQSKVGHFDWHLPNLGQISLLNGNASPYDIDAAAWDGVKEKTMSLRRQIGGFFDYGGTFSSLNNGQMLAFAGIGDWITGTLEKNGAKVRSVIPEQGGLQFTESFSIGKGSSKAELAKKWIQYITSAKGQAKSAQMAAYPCLIPNEKGWDVLNAENPQEAARQGMVPGQSNAMDMIRSGRIKYRQLPVQQSLEEWNDFWSDYKSA comes from the coding sequence ATGACACAGGACGAACGAGGCCGGCACCTCAGCATGTCGCGCCGCACGGCGCTGTCGCTGGGGGCGGCGGCGCTGGCGACACCGATGTTGTCGCGCCGGGCATTTGCCGCGCCGACGCAGCTGACCATGCTGGCGTGGTATGGCCATGCCGAGCCAGATATCGTGGCCGAATTCGAGGCCGAGAATAACGTCAAGTTCGTACCGAAATACTATACCGGCGGCGACAACATGCTGGGGCTGATCTCGCAAAGCCCGCCCGGCACCTTTGACGTGATCCTGTCGGATGCGGAATATGTTCAGCAGCTCAATGCGGCCGGCTATATCGAGGCACTCGACCCCGCCGACTATCCCTTCGACGAATTCTTTCCAGAGTTCCACCGCTTTCCGGGCCATTGGGACGGCGATACGCTTTACTCGGTCATCACCCGCTTCGGTTTTCTTGGGGTCGCCTACAATACCGATGCCCTTACCGAGGCGCAGGCGTCGACCTATGACGTGTTCTGGGACCCGGCGCTGCAGAGCAAGGTTGGGCATTTCGACTGGCACCTGCCCAATCTGGGGCAGATCAGCCTGCTGAACGGCAATGCCAGCCCCTATGACATCGACGCAGCCGCCTGGGACGGCGTCAAGGAAAAGACCATGTCGCTGCGGCGGCAGATCGGCGGCTTTTTCGACTATGGCGGCACCTTCTCATCGCTGAACAACGGGCAGATGCTGGCCTTTGCGGGGATCGGCGACTGGATCACGGGCACGCTGGAAAAGAACGGCGCCAAGGTCCGCTCGGTCATCCCCGAGCAGGGCGGGCTGCAATTCACCGAATCCTTCTCGATCGGCAAAGGGTCGTCCAAGGCCGAACTGGCGAAAAAGTGGATCCAATATATCACCTCGGCCAAAGGCCAGGCAAAATCGGCGCAGATGGCGGCCTATCCCTGCCTGATCCCCAACGAGAAAGGCTGGGACGTTCTGAACGCCGAAAACCCGCAAGAGGCCGCGCGTCAAGGCATGGTCCCGGGACAAAGCAACGCCATGGACATGATCCGTTCGGGCCGCATCAAATATCGGCAGCTTCCCGTGCAGCAATCGCTGGAAGAGTGGAACGACTTCTGGTCGGATTACAAAAGCGCCTGA
- a CDS encoding GlxA family transcriptional regulator encodes MLAVRFGRKAQLTRDDAVRRLIVFFMVPDFTMIAFATALEPLRAANRMLGHNRYRWRLASIDGRPVRASNGVECTVDTSLDDERRNLAGSNRPSMVIVCSGLNIENYHQKSVFGFLREVNSRRVAIGGLCTGAYALARAGLLSGRRCVIHWENLPGFAEAFPTANASADLFEVDHNIYTCAGGTAALDMMLQLIGDDFGESVVNRVCEQLLTDRARGPGDRQRLPLRARLGVHNPKVLTTIELMEANLAEPLPLVDIANHVGLSRRQIERLFEKEMGRAPARYYLEIRLDRARHLLMQSSLSVIEVAVACGFVSASHFAKCYRELYARSPQQERGERKQLVFLDKDA; translated from the coding sequence ATGCTCGCGGTTCGCTTTGGGAGGAAAGCACAATTGACCCGCGACGACGCTGTCAGGCGTTTGATCGTTTTCTTCATGGTGCCCGATTTCACCATGATTGCCTTCGCAACTGCGTTGGAGCCTTTGCGCGCCGCCAACCGCATGCTGGGCCATAACAGGTATCGCTGGCGACTGGCCAGCATCGACGGCAGACCGGTGCGGGCATCGAACGGAGTCGAATGCACTGTCGATACGTCCCTTGATGACGAAAGACGCAATCTGGCCGGATCGAACCGCCCGTCGATGGTAATCGTCTGCTCGGGACTAAACATCGAAAACTACCATCAGAAATCCGTGTTTGGGTTTCTGCGCGAGGTGAACAGTCGCAGAGTGGCGATCGGCGGCCTTTGCACAGGCGCATATGCCTTGGCCCGCGCAGGGCTGCTTTCGGGTCGGCGGTGCGTTATCCACTGGGAGAACCTTCCCGGCTTTGCCGAAGCATTCCCTACCGCCAACGCCAGTGCCGATTTATTCGAGGTCGACCACAATATCTATACCTGCGCCGGCGGCACCGCCGCGCTTGACATGATGCTGCAATTGATCGGCGATGACTTTGGCGAAAGCGTCGTCAATCGCGTGTGCGAGCAACTGCTGACCGACCGGGCTCGTGGCCCCGGGGACCGCCAGCGCCTGCCGTTGCGTGCAAGGCTTGGCGTACATAACCCGAAAGTGCTCACCACCATCGAACTTATGGAGGCAAATCTTGCCGAGCCGCTGCCCTTGGTGGATATCGCAAACCATGTCGGCCTGTCGCGTCGGCAGATCGAGCGGCTATTCGAAAAAGAGATGGGCCGCGCTCCGGCACGCTATTATCTGGAGATCAGACTGGACCGTGCGCGGCATTTACTGATGCAATCGTCGCTGTCGGTGATCGAGGTGGCGGTGGCATGCGGCTTTGTCTCTGCCTCACATTTTGCCAAATGTTACCGGGAGCTTTACGCCCGTTCGCCTCAACAGGAGCGTGGCGAACGCAAACAACTGGTATTTCTTGATAAGGATGCTTGA
- a CDS encoding ABC transporter permease — MRRHISLYGLTFSLPLLIWQLLFFVFPLFFLIALSFWTVRNFRMEPGFDTVNWVTMYGRPIFWQAYGTTLALAAAAAVLTSALAFPCAYAIAFKLSPAVQRWAVFLMVIPFFTSYLVRVYSWQVFLSDAGIINVMLGWLGLGPFRLLNTVGATMIGYLTLSLPLVILLQLFSLIFVDRTLIEAAHNMRCGRLRTVFAVVIPSARVGLVIAALFSFILCFGDFVSPIYLGGGDPTTLSILITDTTKSGQQWPRAAVIALTMIATLLVIAFLSVRFAYKGREK; from the coding sequence ATGCGACGCCATATCTCGCTTTACGGACTGACATTCTCATTGCCGCTGCTGATCTGGCAGCTTCTGTTCTTTGTTTTTCCGCTGTTTTTCCTGATCGCCCTCAGCTTCTGGACGGTCCGGAATTTCCGCATGGAGCCGGGGTTCGATACGGTAAACTGGGTAACCATGTATGGCCGTCCGATCTTCTGGCAGGCCTATGGCACGACGCTGGCTTTGGCCGCAGCCGCCGCCGTGCTGACCAGCGCACTGGCCTTTCCCTGCGCCTATGCCATCGCCTTCAAACTGTCGCCCGCCGTCCAGCGATGGGCGGTTTTCCTGATGGTGATACCATTTTTCACCAGTTATCTGGTCCGCGTCTATTCCTGGCAGGTCTTCCTGTCGGATGCGGGGATCATCAACGTCATGCTGGGGTGGCTGGGACTTGGTCCGTTCCGGTTGCTCAATACCGTGGGCGCGACGATGATCGGCTATCTGACGCTGAGCTTGCCGCTGGTCATCCTGCTGCAACTCTTCAGCCTGATCTTCGTGGACCGGACACTGATCGAGGCGGCGCACAACATGCGTTGCGGCAGGCTGCGCACCGTTTTCGCAGTAGTGATCCCCTCGGCCCGCGTGGGACTGGTGATTGCTGCCTTATTCAGCTTTATCCTGTGTTTCGGCGATTTCGTCAGCCCCATCTATCTGGGCGGAGGCGACCCGACCACACTGTCCATCCTGATCACCGACACCACCAAATCCGGCCAGCAATGGCCGCGGGCCGCGGTGATCGCACTGACAATGATTGCCACGCTGCTGGTGATAGCCTTCCTTTCGGTCCGCTTTGCCTACAAGGGGCGCGAGAAATGA